In Setaria italica strain Yugu1 chromosome IX, Setaria_italica_v2.0, whole genome shotgun sequence, the genomic stretch TGCACTCGAATTTCTGGTAAATTTGCCCCACCTGCATGCATAGATGAAAAAAACACCACCCTGGTCACAGCTCACAAGGCTTCAACGCTTCCCCACAAATTACTCAAAACGATTGCATAAACACACTAGTAATAAACAGTAACGGGCCAAATGCACTATCCACAGAAAGCATCCTGTTGATAATGATATACGAGCAGTGGAAACTCATCATCTCCAATAGCTCAAGTGCTCAACCTGTCGAGAGGCAGTTTAAAGTGAACAGAACAGAACTTAAATGGCACTTTTCAGAAAAGCATTCCTCAGCACCAAACATTTACAATGTGAAAATTCAAATTCCCAAGGTCTGCAGTTGATCTCAAATGTTAGTCATATCCAACTGATTCGTGAATCGTGATGTCTCTAAGTAGGCATCCCAATTGCGACGAGGACTAAGCGAGATTGATTAATGCAGGATCGGATACCTGCAGGAGCGGGAGCCTCTCGGCCGCCTCAAACAGCACGAGCACGTCCGACGCCGACGTGTAGCATAGCCTCCAGGTGCCGTCGAGCGCCGCGAGATCAAGCGGCGCCCCTTCCCCGGCGCCGAGCTCCTCCACGCCCACCTACAAATGACATATCAAATCAATCGAACCCCGCCGCTGTTTCACTAACGGCGCCGCGTTGCGCGAGCGCAGGATGTGTCTCTAGACGGGTTGAGTAGGGAATCGTACGTACGATGGCCTCCTCGATGGCGGCACGCTGGTCGGGCCCCGCCGCGAACCCGCGCCGCGTTTCCTGAACCAAGCGCAGCAGCTCGTGCTTCCTCCGCTCCGTGTCCGCCTGCGAGACTAGAGAGCGTTACAGAGTGCCGGTTTTGCCTTGCAAGAGGTGGAGGCGCTCGTGGAGAACGTACGGGGGAGGATGAAGCAGCGAGCggggccgtggccgccgccgcggcggcgacgaggggctgGCGGAGACGGAGACGGGGCTCGCGCAGAGGGCGCGAGCGCAGGAGGGAGGCCGCGGGCGGAGACCgcgccgggaggcggcggagggaagAAGGGGCGGCGAGCGCCATTGTTTCCTCGGTTCGACTGGATGAAGCACGAAGCGTGGCGCGGCACCGGCACAGCCTCGGATCGGTTTGGGGCTTTGCCTCCCCTTGCCGTTGGCAACTTGGCATCCATCCCCCTCACCTGCAAGTTCAGTCCGCTTCCTTTCGACGGCCTGGATGTTGTTTCGGCCGCCCGTCGATCGTCGTTGACAGCAACTGCTCAGCGTCCGGCACGTCGCGCAGGGCGACGAGCGAgcaggcggccggccggccgtgggCTGTCACGCACTCCATTCCGCCCGAAAGCCGCAAAGCCCATGAAAGGGGCGATAATGGGTAACTGTTAGGGCCTTTTGGAGGCCTCACAAGCACGCAGATGGAATAATCCCGTGCCGAGCCCACCAATATTTCTTGCTCACAATTCGAACATCCGTATACAGGAGCACTCTATATATCACAACGGGCAGAAAACAAGACAGAACAAAAAACCTTTAGAAAGTCGGAAGCTCTTTACCCTGATGATCATTTTCTCAAGGAGCGTAACATGAAATGGCAAATCGGCAATTCCATTAGCCAACAAAAATGtgttcatatagacagacaga encodes the following:
- the LOC101778241 gene encoding probable plastid-lipid-associated protein 10, chloroplastic; translated protein: MPSCQRQGEAKPQTDPRLCRCRATLRASSSRTEETMALAAPSSLRRLPARSPPAASLLRSRPLREPRLRLRQPLVAAAAAATAPLAASSSPADTERRKHELLRLVQETRRGFAAGPDQRAAIEEAIVGVEELGAGEGAPLDLAALDGTWRLCYTSASDVLVLFEAAERLPLLQVGQIYQKFECKDQSEGGVVRNVVRWSIENLLEDQEGATLMVSAKFVILSKRNIFLQFEEVSVENIKISEQLQALIAPAILPRSFLSLQILQFLKTFRAQVPVSGPERFSDNQEYTI